The Lynx canadensis isolate LIC74 chromosome D1, mLynCan4.pri.v2, whole genome shotgun sequence genome has a segment encoding these proteins:
- the RNASEH2C gene encoding ribonuclease H2 subunit C isoform X1, which translates to MESSDEAAVEKCRIHLRPGTLRDAPPATLHLLPCEVLVSRPAPVGRFFTPAIRQGPDGLEVSFRGRKLRGEEVVVPPGLVGYVMEEKGEGLVGKGFSEGSSNDNEQEQQELVEPPEALERDFDRFIGATASFSGFTLWGLETIPGPDAKVRGALTWPSLAAAVSRWMCPLPGPVRSSLTSSLLPRLSRILPPQWIWGFGAGEHNGAGGAWV; encoded by the exons ATGGAGAGCAGCGATGAAGCGGCCGTCGAGAAATGCCGAATCCACTTGCGCCCCGGCACGCTGCGCGACGCACCTCCCGCCACGTTGCACCTTCTGCCCTGCGAGGTTCTGGTTAGCCGGCCTGCCCCCGTGGGGCGCTTCTTCACCCCAGCCATCCGCCAGGGTCCCGACG GACTGGAAGTGTCGTTTCGGGGCCGCAAACTACGCGGCGAGGAGGTGGTGGTGCCGCCCGGCCTCGTGGGCTACGTgatggaagaaaagggagaggggttGGTGGGGAAGGGCTTCTCGGAGGGTTCGTCGAATGACAACGAGCAAGAGCAGCAGGAGCTGGTGGAACCTCCAGAGGCGCTGGAGCGGGACTTT GACCGGTTCATTGGAGCCACCGCTAGTTTCAGTGGCTTCACGCTGTGGGGCCTGGAGACCATCCCCGGTCCGGATGCCAAAGTGCGCGGGGCCCTAACCTGGCCCAGTCTCGCTGCCGCGGTGAGTAGATGGATGTGCCCTCTTCCAGGCCCCGTCCGTTCCTCTCTGACTTCAAGCTTATTGCCTAGGTTATCCAGAATCTTGCCCCCGCAGTGGATTTGGGGCTTCGGGGCGGGGGAGCACAATGGGGCAGGTGGAGCCTGGGTCTGA
- the KAT5 gene encoding histone acetyltransferase KAT5 isoform X4: MAEVGEIIEGCRLPVLRRNQDNEDEWPLAEILSVKDISGRKLFYVHYIDFNKRLDEWVTHERLDLKKIQFPKKEAKTPTKNGLPGSRPGSPEREVKRKVEVVSPATPVPSETAPASVFPQNGSARRAVAAQPGRKRKSNCLGTDEDSQDSSDGIPSAPRMTGSLVSDRSHDDIVTRMKNIECIELGRHRLKPWYFSPYPQELTTLPVLYLCEFCLKYGRSLKCLQRHLTKCDLRHPPGNEIYRKGTISFFEIDGRKNKSYSQNLCLLAKCFLDHKTLYYDTDPFLFYVMTEYDCKGFHIVGYFSKEKESTEDYNVACILTLPPYQRRGYGKLLIEFSYELSKVEGKTGTPEKPLSDLGLLSYRSYWSQTILEILMGLKSESGERPQITINEISEITSIKKEDVISTLQYLNLINYYKGQYILTLSEDIVDGHERAMLKRLLRIDSKCLHFTPKDWSKRGKW, translated from the exons atggcggagGTG GGGGAGATAATCGAGGGCTGCCGCCTGCCCGTGCTTCGGCGGAACCAGGACAACGAAGATGAGTGGC CCTTGGCCGAGATCCTGAGTGTGAAGGACATCAGTGGCCGCAAGCTTTTCTACGTTCATTATATTGACT TCAACAAACGCCTGGATGAATGGGTGACCCACGAGCGGCTGGACCTAAAGAAGATCCAGTTCCCCAAGAAAGAGGCCAAGACCCCCACCAAGAACGGACTTCCTGGGTCCCGCCCCGGCTCTccagagagagaggtg AAACGGAAGGTGGAGGTGGTTTCACCAGCAACCCCAGTGCCCAGCGAGACAGCGCcagcctcagtttttcctcag AATGGATCCGCCCGTAGGGCAGTGGCAGCTCAGCCAGGACGGAAGCGAAAATCAAATTGCTTGGGCACTGATGAG GACTCCCAGGACAGCTCAGATGGAATACCGTCGGCTCCACGCATGACTGGCAGCTTGGTGTCTGACCGCAGCCACGACGACATCGTTACCCGGATGAAGAACATCGAGTGCATCGAGCTGGGCCGGCACCGCCTGAAGCCGTGGTACTTCTCCCCGTACCCACAGGAGCTTACCACATTGCCCGTCCTCTACCTCTGCGAGTTCTGCCTCAAATACGGCCGTAGCCTGAAGTGTCTGCAGCGTCACTTG ACCAAGTGTGACCTGCGACATCCTCCGGGCAATGAGATTTACCGCAAGGGCACCATCTCTTTCTTTGAGATTGATGGACGTAAGAACAAG AGTTATTCCCAGAACCTGTGTCTCCTGGCCAAGTGTTTTCTCGACCATAAGACATTGTACTATGACACAGATCCCTTCCTCTTCTACGTCATGACGGAGTATGACTGTAAGGGCTTCCACATCGTGGGCTACTTCTCCAAG GAAAAGGAATCCACGGAAGACTACAACGTGGCCTGCATCCTGACCCTGCCTCCCTACCAGCGCCGGGGCTACGGCAAGCTGCTGATCGAGTTCA GCTATGAACTCTCCAAAGTGGAAGGGAAAACAGGGACCCCTGAGAAGCCCCTCTCAGACCTTGGCCTCCTATCCTACCGGAGCTACTGGTCCCAGACCATCCTGGAGATCCTGATGGGGCTGAAgtcagagagtggggagaggccgCAGATCACCATCAA CGAGATCAGTGAAATCACCAGCATCAAGAAGGAGGATGTCATCTCCACTCTACAGTACCTCAACCTCATCAATTACTACAAG ggCCAGTATATCCTCACACTTTCGGAGGACATCGTCGATGGGCATGAACGAGCTATGCTCAAGCGTCTCCTTCGGATCGACTCCAAGTGTCTGCACTTCACTCCCAAGGACTGGAGCAAGAGGGGAAAGTGGTGA
- the KAT5 gene encoding histone acetyltransferase KAT5 isoform X3, with translation MAEVVSPVPGAGRREPGEVGRTRGPPVADPGAALSPQGEIIEGCRLPVLRRNQDNEDEWPLAEILSVKDISGRKLFYVHYIDFNKRLDEWVTHERLDLKKIQFPKKEAKTPTKNGLPGSRPGSPEREVKRKVEVVSPATPVPSETAPASVFPQNGSARRAVAAQPGRKRKSNCLGTDEDSQDSSDGIPSAPRMTGSLVSDRSHDDIVTRMKNIECIELGRHRLKPWYFSPYPQELTTLPVLYLCEFCLKYGRSLKCLQRHLTKCDLRHPPGNEIYRKGTISFFEIDGRKNKSYSQNLCLLAKCFLDHKTLYYDTDPFLFYVMTEYDCKGFHIVGYFSKEKESTEDYNVACILTLPPYQRRGYGKLLIEFSYELSKVEGKTGTPEKPLSDLGLLSYRSYWSQTILEILMGLKSESGERPQITINEISEITSIKKEDVISTLQYLNLINYYKGQYILTLSEDIVDGHERAMLKRLLRIDSKCLHFTPKDWSKRGKW, from the exons atggcggagGTGGTGAGTCCGGtgcccggggcggggcggagggagCCAGGGGAGGTGGGTAGAACCCGAGGCCCCCCAGTAGCCGACCCTGGCGCCGCGCTGTCTCCCCAGGGGGAGATAATCGAGGGCTGCCGCCTGCCCGTGCTTCGGCGGAACCAGGACAACGAAGATGAGTGGC CCTTGGCCGAGATCCTGAGTGTGAAGGACATCAGTGGCCGCAAGCTTTTCTACGTTCATTATATTGACT TCAACAAACGCCTGGATGAATGGGTGACCCACGAGCGGCTGGACCTAAAGAAGATCCAGTTCCCCAAGAAAGAGGCCAAGACCCCCACCAAGAACGGACTTCCTGGGTCCCGCCCCGGCTCTccagagagagaggtg AAACGGAAGGTGGAGGTGGTTTCACCAGCAACCCCAGTGCCCAGCGAGACAGCGCcagcctcagtttttcctcag AATGGATCCGCCCGTAGGGCAGTGGCAGCTCAGCCAGGACGGAAGCGAAAATCAAATTGCTTGGGCACTGATGAG GACTCCCAGGACAGCTCAGATGGAATACCGTCGGCTCCACGCATGACTGGCAGCTTGGTGTCTGACCGCAGCCACGACGACATCGTTACCCGGATGAAGAACATCGAGTGCATCGAGCTGGGCCGGCACCGCCTGAAGCCGTGGTACTTCTCCCCGTACCCACAGGAGCTTACCACATTGCCCGTCCTCTACCTCTGCGAGTTCTGCCTCAAATACGGCCGTAGCCTGAAGTGTCTGCAGCGTCACTTG ACCAAGTGTGACCTGCGACATCCTCCGGGCAATGAGATTTACCGCAAGGGCACCATCTCTTTCTTTGAGATTGATGGACGTAAGAACAAG AGTTATTCCCAGAACCTGTGTCTCCTGGCCAAGTGTTTTCTCGACCATAAGACATTGTACTATGACACAGATCCCTTCCTCTTCTACGTCATGACGGAGTATGACTGTAAGGGCTTCCACATCGTGGGCTACTTCTCCAAG GAAAAGGAATCCACGGAAGACTACAACGTGGCCTGCATCCTGACCCTGCCTCCCTACCAGCGCCGGGGCTACGGCAAGCTGCTGATCGAGTTCA GCTATGAACTCTCCAAAGTGGAAGGGAAAACAGGGACCCCTGAGAAGCCCCTCTCAGACCTTGGCCTCCTATCCTACCGGAGCTACTGGTCCCAGACCATCCTGGAGATCCTGATGGGGCTGAAgtcagagagtggggagaggccgCAGATCACCATCAA CGAGATCAGTGAAATCACCAGCATCAAGAAGGAGGATGTCATCTCCACTCTACAGTACCTCAACCTCATCAATTACTACAAG ggCCAGTATATCCTCACACTTTCGGAGGACATCGTCGATGGGCATGAACGAGCTATGCTCAAGCGTCTCCTTCGGATCGACTCCAAGTGTCTGCACTTCACTCCCAAGGACTGGAGCAAGAGGGGAAAGTGGTGA
- the KAT5 gene encoding histone acetyltransferase KAT5 isoform X1 — translation MAEVVSPVPGAGRREPGEVGRTRGPPVADPGAALSPQGEIIEGCRLPVLRRNQDNEDEWPLAEILSVKDISGRKLFYVHYIDFNKRLDEWVTHERLDLKKIQFPKKEAKTPTKNGLPGSRPGSPEREVPASAQASGKTLPIPVQITLRFNLPKEREAIPGGEPDQPLSSSSCLQPNHRSTKRKVEVVSPATPVPSETAPASVFPQNGSARRAVAAQPGRKRKSNCLGTDEDSQDSSDGIPSAPRMTGSLVSDRSHDDIVTRMKNIECIELGRHRLKPWYFSPYPQELTTLPVLYLCEFCLKYGRSLKCLQRHLTKCDLRHPPGNEIYRKGTISFFEIDGRKNKSYSQNLCLLAKCFLDHKTLYYDTDPFLFYVMTEYDCKGFHIVGYFSKEKESTEDYNVACILTLPPYQRRGYGKLLIEFSYELSKVEGKTGTPEKPLSDLGLLSYRSYWSQTILEILMGLKSESGERPQITINEISEITSIKKEDVISTLQYLNLINYYKGQYILTLSEDIVDGHERAMLKRLLRIDSKCLHFTPKDWSKRGKW, via the exons atggcggagGTGGTGAGTCCGGtgcccggggcggggcggagggagCCAGGGGAGGTGGGTAGAACCCGAGGCCCCCCAGTAGCCGACCCTGGCGCCGCGCTGTCTCCCCAGGGGGAGATAATCGAGGGCTGCCGCCTGCCCGTGCTTCGGCGGAACCAGGACAACGAAGATGAGTGGC CCTTGGCCGAGATCCTGAGTGTGAAGGACATCAGTGGCCGCAAGCTTTTCTACGTTCATTATATTGACT TCAACAAACGCCTGGATGAATGGGTGACCCACGAGCGGCTGGACCTAAAGAAGATCCAGTTCCCCAAGAAAGAGGCCAAGACCCCCACCAAGAACGGACTTCCTGGGTCCCGCCCCGGCTCTccagagagagaggtg CCGGCCTCCGCCCAGGCCAGCGGGAAGACCTTGCCAATCCCGGTCCAGATCACACTCCGCTTCAACCTGCCCAAGGAGCGGGAGGCCATTCCCGGTGGCGAGCCTGACCAGCCGctctcctccagctcctgcctGCAGCCCAACCACCGCTCAACG AAACGGAAGGTGGAGGTGGTTTCACCAGCAACCCCAGTGCCCAGCGAGACAGCGCcagcctcagtttttcctcag AATGGATCCGCCCGTAGGGCAGTGGCAGCTCAGCCAGGACGGAAGCGAAAATCAAATTGCTTGGGCACTGATGAG GACTCCCAGGACAGCTCAGATGGAATACCGTCGGCTCCACGCATGACTGGCAGCTTGGTGTCTGACCGCAGCCACGACGACATCGTTACCCGGATGAAGAACATCGAGTGCATCGAGCTGGGCCGGCACCGCCTGAAGCCGTGGTACTTCTCCCCGTACCCACAGGAGCTTACCACATTGCCCGTCCTCTACCTCTGCGAGTTCTGCCTCAAATACGGCCGTAGCCTGAAGTGTCTGCAGCGTCACTTG ACCAAGTGTGACCTGCGACATCCTCCGGGCAATGAGATTTACCGCAAGGGCACCATCTCTTTCTTTGAGATTGATGGACGTAAGAACAAG AGTTATTCCCAGAACCTGTGTCTCCTGGCCAAGTGTTTTCTCGACCATAAGACATTGTACTATGACACAGATCCCTTCCTCTTCTACGTCATGACGGAGTATGACTGTAAGGGCTTCCACATCGTGGGCTACTTCTCCAAG GAAAAGGAATCCACGGAAGACTACAACGTGGCCTGCATCCTGACCCTGCCTCCCTACCAGCGCCGGGGCTACGGCAAGCTGCTGATCGAGTTCA GCTATGAACTCTCCAAAGTGGAAGGGAAAACAGGGACCCCTGAGAAGCCCCTCTCAGACCTTGGCCTCCTATCCTACCGGAGCTACTGGTCCCAGACCATCCTGGAGATCCTGATGGGGCTGAAgtcagagagtggggagaggccgCAGATCACCATCAA CGAGATCAGTGAAATCACCAGCATCAAGAAGGAGGATGTCATCTCCACTCTACAGTACCTCAACCTCATCAATTACTACAAG ggCCAGTATATCCTCACACTTTCGGAGGACATCGTCGATGGGCATGAACGAGCTATGCTCAAGCGTCTCCTTCGGATCGACTCCAAGTGTCTGCACTTCACTCCCAAGGACTGGAGCAAGAGGGGAAAGTGGTGA
- the RNASEH2C gene encoding ribonuclease H2 subunit C isoform X3 gives MESSDEAAVEKCRIHLRPGTLRDAPPATLHLLPCEVLVSRPAPVGRFFTPAIRQGPDGLEVSFRGRKLRGEEVVVPPGLVGYVMEEKGEGLVGKGFSEGSSNDNEQEQQELVEPPEALERDFDRFIGATASFSGFTLWGLETIPGPDAKVRGALTWPSLAAAIHAQVPED, from the exons ATGGAGAGCAGCGATGAAGCGGCCGTCGAGAAATGCCGAATCCACTTGCGCCCCGGCACGCTGCGCGACGCACCTCCCGCCACGTTGCACCTTCTGCCCTGCGAGGTTCTGGTTAGCCGGCCTGCCCCCGTGGGGCGCTTCTTCACCCCAGCCATCCGCCAGGGTCCCGACG GACTGGAAGTGTCGTTTCGGGGCCGCAAACTACGCGGCGAGGAGGTGGTGGTGCCGCCCGGCCTCGTGGGCTACGTgatggaagaaaagggagaggggttGGTGGGGAAGGGCTTCTCGGAGGGTTCGTCGAATGACAACGAGCAAGAGCAGCAGGAGCTGGTGGAACCTCCAGAGGCGCTGGAGCGGGACTTT GACCGGTTCATTGGAGCCACCGCTAGTTTCAGTGGCTTCACGCTGTGGGGCCTGGAGACCATCCCCGGTCCGGATGCCAAAGTGCGCGGGGCCCTAACCTGGCCCAGTCTCGCTGCCGCG ATTCACGCACAGGTGCCTGAGGACTGA
- the RNASEH2C gene encoding ribonuclease H2 subunit C isoform X2: protein MESSDEAAVEKCRIHLRPGTLRDAPPATLHLLPCEVLVSRPAPVGRFFTPAIRQGPDGLEVSFRGRKLRGEEVVVPPGLVGYVMEEKGEGLVGKGFSEGSSNDNEQEQQELVEPPEALERDFDRFIGATASFSGFTLWGLETIPGPDAKVRGALTWPSLAAAGTPGPSLVNFHLSSRTAWNGCFWCTGLLLLGRTEHILVTLTITCLH from the exons ATGGAGAGCAGCGATGAAGCGGCCGTCGAGAAATGCCGAATCCACTTGCGCCCCGGCACGCTGCGCGACGCACCTCCCGCCACGTTGCACCTTCTGCCCTGCGAGGTTCTGGTTAGCCGGCCTGCCCCCGTGGGGCGCTTCTTCACCCCAGCCATCCGCCAGGGTCCCGACG GACTGGAAGTGTCGTTTCGGGGCCGCAAACTACGCGGCGAGGAGGTGGTGGTGCCGCCCGGCCTCGTGGGCTACGTgatggaagaaaagggagaggggttGGTGGGGAAGGGCTTCTCGGAGGGTTCGTCGAATGACAACGAGCAAGAGCAGCAGGAGCTGGTGGAACCTCCAGAGGCGCTGGAGCGGGACTTT GACCGGTTCATTGGAGCCACCGCTAGTTTCAGTGGCTTCACGCTGTGGGGCCTGGAGACCATCCCCGGTCCGGATGCCAAAGTGCGCGGGGCCCTAACCTGGCCCAGTCTCGCTGCCGCG GGAACTCCTGGCCCCTCCCTAGTGAACTTCCACCTGTCCTCAAGAACTGCCTGGAATGGGTGCTTCTGGTGCACCGGTCTGCTCCTGCTGGGGAGAACTGAGCACATCTTGGTGACCTTGACCATAACCTGTCTCCACTGA
- the KAT5 gene encoding histone acetyltransferase KAT5 isoform X2, translated as MAEVGEIIEGCRLPVLRRNQDNEDEWPLAEILSVKDISGRKLFYVHYIDFNKRLDEWVTHERLDLKKIQFPKKEAKTPTKNGLPGSRPGSPEREVPASAQASGKTLPIPVQITLRFNLPKEREAIPGGEPDQPLSSSSCLQPNHRSTKRKVEVVSPATPVPSETAPASVFPQNGSARRAVAAQPGRKRKSNCLGTDEDSQDSSDGIPSAPRMTGSLVSDRSHDDIVTRMKNIECIELGRHRLKPWYFSPYPQELTTLPVLYLCEFCLKYGRSLKCLQRHLTKCDLRHPPGNEIYRKGTISFFEIDGRKNKSYSQNLCLLAKCFLDHKTLYYDTDPFLFYVMTEYDCKGFHIVGYFSKEKESTEDYNVACILTLPPYQRRGYGKLLIEFSYELSKVEGKTGTPEKPLSDLGLLSYRSYWSQTILEILMGLKSESGERPQITINEISEITSIKKEDVISTLQYLNLINYYKGQYILTLSEDIVDGHERAMLKRLLRIDSKCLHFTPKDWSKRGKW; from the exons atggcggagGTG GGGGAGATAATCGAGGGCTGCCGCCTGCCCGTGCTTCGGCGGAACCAGGACAACGAAGATGAGTGGC CCTTGGCCGAGATCCTGAGTGTGAAGGACATCAGTGGCCGCAAGCTTTTCTACGTTCATTATATTGACT TCAACAAACGCCTGGATGAATGGGTGACCCACGAGCGGCTGGACCTAAAGAAGATCCAGTTCCCCAAGAAAGAGGCCAAGACCCCCACCAAGAACGGACTTCCTGGGTCCCGCCCCGGCTCTccagagagagaggtg CCGGCCTCCGCCCAGGCCAGCGGGAAGACCTTGCCAATCCCGGTCCAGATCACACTCCGCTTCAACCTGCCCAAGGAGCGGGAGGCCATTCCCGGTGGCGAGCCTGACCAGCCGctctcctccagctcctgcctGCAGCCCAACCACCGCTCAACG AAACGGAAGGTGGAGGTGGTTTCACCAGCAACCCCAGTGCCCAGCGAGACAGCGCcagcctcagtttttcctcag AATGGATCCGCCCGTAGGGCAGTGGCAGCTCAGCCAGGACGGAAGCGAAAATCAAATTGCTTGGGCACTGATGAG GACTCCCAGGACAGCTCAGATGGAATACCGTCGGCTCCACGCATGACTGGCAGCTTGGTGTCTGACCGCAGCCACGACGACATCGTTACCCGGATGAAGAACATCGAGTGCATCGAGCTGGGCCGGCACCGCCTGAAGCCGTGGTACTTCTCCCCGTACCCACAGGAGCTTACCACATTGCCCGTCCTCTACCTCTGCGAGTTCTGCCTCAAATACGGCCGTAGCCTGAAGTGTCTGCAGCGTCACTTG ACCAAGTGTGACCTGCGACATCCTCCGGGCAATGAGATTTACCGCAAGGGCACCATCTCTTTCTTTGAGATTGATGGACGTAAGAACAAG AGTTATTCCCAGAACCTGTGTCTCCTGGCCAAGTGTTTTCTCGACCATAAGACATTGTACTATGACACAGATCCCTTCCTCTTCTACGTCATGACGGAGTATGACTGTAAGGGCTTCCACATCGTGGGCTACTTCTCCAAG GAAAAGGAATCCACGGAAGACTACAACGTGGCCTGCATCCTGACCCTGCCTCCCTACCAGCGCCGGGGCTACGGCAAGCTGCTGATCGAGTTCA GCTATGAACTCTCCAAAGTGGAAGGGAAAACAGGGACCCCTGAGAAGCCCCTCTCAGACCTTGGCCTCCTATCCTACCGGAGCTACTGGTCCCAGACCATCCTGGAGATCCTGATGGGGCTGAAgtcagagagtggggagaggccgCAGATCACCATCAA CGAGATCAGTGAAATCACCAGCATCAAGAAGGAGGATGTCATCTCCACTCTACAGTACCTCAACCTCATCAATTACTACAAG ggCCAGTATATCCTCACACTTTCGGAGGACATCGTCGATGGGCATGAACGAGCTATGCTCAAGCGTCTCCTTCGGATCGACTCCAAGTGTCTGCACTTCACTCCCAAGGACTGGAGCAAGAGGGGAAAGTGGTGA